In Triticum aestivum cultivar Chinese Spring chromosome 5B, IWGSC CS RefSeq v2.1, whole genome shotgun sequence, the following proteins share a genomic window:
- the LOC123116255 gene encoding cytochrome P450 76M5 has product MEPTPLSACISLLCIALLCLLWHKSTKPPAGAPAPPPPPGPTPFPVIGNIPDLVRSGELHRALARLSASYGPVMSMRLGMASLVVLSSPATAHEALHKKEGAVSSRWVPDSASVMGHSDISMVWLPSSSPLWKHLRTVASTLLFTSRRLRASRAIQERKARELVDHLHACSGRPVRVALPVFSAVLNMLSSVLFSEDVVELGSVSGQEFMELIADSSAETAKPNISDFFPFLSSLDLSRRRRAVAANLSRFYQFFDAVIDRRLNNAEKPGDLLESLLELPAKSQLERPVIRALLTDLFIAGSHTTTTTVEWAMAELLRNPTKMAKARAELREAFGSGNAEEGDLANLPYLQAVMKETMRLHPPAPLLLPHEVSETGVTLGGFSVPKGARVLINVWAIGRDPEVWAEPEVFMPERFLDREVDFRGRAFEFIPFGSGRRACPGMPLAVTVVPMVLASLLHEFEWRLPDGMVPGDVDLSDRFGAALELAVPLRAVPVWTKGAEDLSFSS; this is encoded by the exons ATGGAGCCCACACCCTTGTCAGCGTGCATCTCGCTGCTCTGTATCGCGCTGCTGTGCCTCCTATGGCACAAGTCAACGAAGCCCCCCGCCGGTGCGCCTGCACCGCCACCTCCGCCGGGCCCAACGCCGTTCCCGGTCATCGGCAACATCCCGGACCTGGTCCGCAGCGGCGAGCTACACCGCGCGCTCGCTCGCCTGTCGGCGTCCTACGGCCCCGTCATGTCGATGAGGCTCGGCATGGCGAGCCTCGTTGTGCTGTCGTCCCCGGCTACGGCGCACGAGGCGCTCCACAAGAAGGAGGGTGCCGTCTCCTCCCGGTGGGTCCCCGACAGCGCCAGCGTCATGGGCCACAGCGACATCTCCATGGTGTGGCTCCCGAGCTCCAGTCCGCTGTGGAAGCACCTGCGCACCGTGGCGAGCACCCTGCTATTCACGTCCCGGCGGCTCCGCGCCAGTCGCGCCATCCAGGAGCGCAAGGCCCGGGAGCTGGTTGACCACTTACACGCGTGCTCCGGGCGCCCGGTGCGCGTCGCGCTCCCTGTGTTCAGCGCCGTGCTCAACATGCTGTCTAGCGTTCTGTTCTCGGAGGACGTCGTCGAGCTGGGGTCGGTGTCCGGGCAAGAGTTCATGGAGCTCATCGCAGACTCTAGCGCGGAGACGGCCAAGCCGAACATCTCTGACTTCTTCCCATTCCTCAGCTCGCTAGatctcagccgccgccgccgcgcggtcGCCGCGAATCTCAGTAGATTCTATCAGTTTTTCGACGCTGTCATAGACCGTCGGTTGAACAACGCCGAGAAGCCCGGCGACCTGCTGGAGTCGCTGCTCGAGCTCCCCGCCAAGTCCCAGCTCGAGCGGCCGGTGATCCGAGCTCTCCTAACG GATCTGTTCATCGCTGGGAGCCACACGACCACGACCACGGTGGAGTGGGCGATGGCGGAGCTGCTCCGCAACCCGACCAAGatggcgaaggcgcgcgccgagcTCAGGGAAGCGTTCGGATCCGGCAACGCAGAGGAAGGTGACCTCGCCAACCTCCCGTACCTCCAGGCCGTGATGAAGGAAACGATGCGGCTGCACCCCCcagcgccgctgctgctgccgcacgAGGTGTCGGAGACCGGCGTGACGCTCGGCGGCTTCTCTGTGCCGAAGGGCGCCCGTGTCCTGATCAACGTGTGGGCCATCGGAAGGGACCCCGAGGTGTGGGCCGAGCCGGAGGTATTCATGCCGGAGAGGTTCTTGGACAGGGAGGTGGACTTCCGTGGgagggcgttcgagttcataccgTTCGGATCGGGGCGGAGAGCGTGCCCAGGGATGCCGCTGGCCGTGACGGTCGTGCCCATGGTGTTGGCATCGCTGCTCCACGAGTTCGAATGGAGGCTGCCGGATGGGATGGTGCCGGGTGATGTTGATCTCAGCGACCGGTTTGGCGCCGCGCTAGAGCTCGCCGTTCCTCTAAGGGCCGTGCCGGTTTGGACGAAAGGCGCGGAggatttgagtttttcttcgtga
- the LOC123116254 gene encoding cytochrome P450 76M5-like: METSTVLWLLYASAASCILYKVFVCGRHNPKTSSSNARRPPGPAPIPFIGNIFHLQGEPHHALARLAGVYGPVMSLKLGTTTAIVASSASGARDILQKYDHLLAARSITDAGRALGNHERSIVWLPCTSPLWKRLRAVCTNHLFSARGLDATRAVREVKVRELVGSLRAHHAGETVDVGRVVFSGVLNLVSNVLFSEDVADMSSDRAQELEVLIRGMVEEFTKPNLSDLFPVLSALDLQGRRRRTTQYLRRFNDFFDPIIGRRMKYEGERKDDFLDVLLQLHSVDQLSLEALNCFLSDLFVSGAETNSITVEWTMAELLRQPAVMSKVRAELWEALGSKQHPDESDVGRMPYLRAVVMETMRLHPPSPLLMPHEAMADGAEVGGFAVSKGTKLIVNLWAIMRDPALWKQPEEFIPERFLGADMDFRRKDQGEFMPFGAGKRACPGTPMATRVVTLILASVLHAFEWRLPDGMQPCDVDVRGRFGTSLKMVTPLKAVPVPLF, translated from the exons ATGGAGACTTCTACTGTACTATGGCTCCTCTACGCCTCGGCCGCCTCTTGCATCCTCTACAAAGTCTTCGTCTGTGGCAGACACAACCCAAAGACGAGCTCCAGCAATGCCCGACGGCCGCCGGGCCCGGCGCCAATCCCTTTCATCGGCAACATCTTCCACCTGCAAGGCGAACCGCACCACGCCCTGGCAAGGCTCGCCGGGGTGTACGGCCCCGTCATGTCCTTGAAGCTCGGCACGACCACTGCCATCGTCGCCTCGTCCGCGTCTGGCGCCCGCGACATCCTGCAGAAGTACGACCACCTCCTGGCCGCGCGGTCCATCACCGACGCCGGGCGCGCGCTGGGAAACCACGAGCGCTCCATAGTGTGGCTGCCGTGCACCAGCCCGCTGTGGAAGCGCCTCCGCGCCGTGTGCACCAACCACCTCTTCTCGGCGCGCGGCCTCGACGCGACGCGGGCTGTGCGGGAGGTGAAGGTGAGGGAGCTCGTCGGCAGCCTACGCGCCCATCACGCCGGCGAGACGGTGGACGTCGGCCGTGTCGTGTTCTCCGGCGTGCTAAACCTTGTGTCCAACGTGCTATTCTCCGAGGATGTGGCCGATATGAGCTCGGACCGCGCGCAGGAACTGGAGGTGCTCATCAGGGGCATGGTGGAGGAGTTCACCAAGCCCAACTTGTCGGACCTCTTCCCGGTGCTCTCCGCGCTAGACTTGCAGGGCCGCCGCCGGCGCACCACACAGTACCTGAGGCGGTTCAATGACTTCTTCGACCCGATCATCGGCCGCCGTATGAAATACGAAGGTGAAAGGAAAGATGATTTCTTAGACGTCCTACTCCAGCTTCACTCGGTGGATCAGCTCAGCCTCGAGGCTCTCAATTGCTTTCTTTCG GACTTGTTCGTGTCAGGGGCGGAGACTAACTCGATCACAGTGGAGTGGACGATGGCCGAGCTACTCCGGCAACCGGCCGTGATGTCAAAGGTTCGCGCCGAGTTGTGGGAAGCTCTCGGCTCGAAGCAGCACCCTGACGAGTCCGACGTCGGCAGGATGCCATACCTGCGCGCTGTGGTGATGGAGACCATGCGGCTTCACCCGCCGAGCCCGCTCCTGATGCCGCACGAGGCCATGGCTGATGGCGCCGAGGTCGGCGGCTTTGCGGTGTCCAAGGGCACCAAGCTGATCGTCAACCTATGGGCCATAATGCGCGACCCGGCGCTGTGGAAACAGCCCGAGGAGTTCATCCCTGAGAGATTCCTAGGGGCGGACATGGATTTCCGGCGCAAGGACCAGGGGGAGTTCATGCCGTTCGGGGCAGGGAAGAGGGCGTGCCCTGGGACACccatggccacgagggtggtgacGCTGATCCTCGCGTCCGTACTTCACGCGTTTGAGTGGAGACTGCCCGACGGGATGCAGCCATGCGACGTCGATGTTAGGGGCCGGTTCGGCACATCGCTCAAAATGGTCACGCCACTCAAGGCCGTGCCGGTGCCGTTGTTCTAG